In Labrus mixtus chromosome 13, fLabMix1.1, whole genome shotgun sequence, a single genomic region encodes these proteins:
- the poglut2 gene encoding protein O-glucosyltransferase 2: protein MMSLRLVLWLLLNFCLDLLRHEVSGAQAASVPSAAKTMVWGPGLEANIVLPARFFFIQAVDSSGRNFTTSPGEKTFEVKMVSPAEPFVRIWIQVLDRNDGSFLVRYRMYATYSDLQINILLKNKHVAKSPFILKGRSCHEGCDCPQPSGSVWEEHMHCSQSFPQMDRDLAHYASVDPDRNAEEIPQRFGQRQSLCHYTVKDNKVYVQTFGEHVGFRIFMDAILLSLTRKVQLPDVEFFVNLGDWPLEKRKSTEKIHPIFSWCGSNSTRDIVMPTYDLTESVLETMGRVSLDMMSVQSNTGPLWPEKNATAFWRGRDSRQERLELVKLSRAHPDMIDAAFTNFFFFKHDESLYGPLVKHVSFFDFFKYKYQINIDGTVAAYRLPYLLAGDSVVLKQDSSYYEHFYNELRPWEHYIPIKADLSDLLEKIEWARDHDEEVKKIALAGQQFARHHLMGDSIFCYYYKLLKEYAKLQVTTPKVREGMELVEQPTDDLFPCSCHRTRSKDEL from the exons ATGATGTCTCTTCGACTTGTTTTGTGGTTGCTGCTGAACTTCTGTCTGGATCTGCTCAGACATGAAGTGTCGGGGGCTCAGGCAGCCTCAGTACCCAGTGCTGCAAAAACTATGGTATGGGGACCTGGATTGGAGGCAAACATAGTCCTACCAGCTCGATTTTTCTTTATACAGGCGGTGGACAGCTCGGGGAGAAA tttCACAACTTCACCTGGTGAGAAGACCTTCGAGGTAAAGATGGTCTCTCCTGCAGAGCCGTTTGTCAGGATATGGATCCAGGTTCTGGATCGTAATGACGGCTCCTTCCTGGTCCGCTACAGAATGTATGCCACCTATTCAGACCTGCAGATCAACATCCTGCTTAAGAACAAGCATGTTGCCAAGTCGCCATTTATTCTCAAAG GCCGAAGCTGCCACGAGGGCTGTGACTGTCCCCAGCCCAGTGGGTCTGTATGGGAGGAACATATGCACTGCTCTCAGTCCTTCCCACAGATGGACAGAGACCTGGCTCATTATGCAAGTGTCGACCCAGATCGCAATGCAGAGGAGATCCCGCAACGTTTTGGACAGAGACAAAGCCTCTGTCACTACACTGTCAAAGACAACAAG GTCTATGTTCAAACGTTTGGAGAGCATGTAGGTTTCAGAATCTTTATGGATGCCATCCTGCTGTCGCTCACCCGGAAG GTACAGCTCCCTGACGTGGAGTTCTTTGTAAACCTTGGTGACTGGCCGCTTGAGAAGAGGAAATCCACTGAGAAAATTCATCCTATCTTTTCCTGGTGTGGCTCCAACAGTACCAGAGATATTGTCATGCCCACCTATGACCTGACTGAGTCGGTCCTTGAGACCATGGGAAG AGTAAGTCTGGACATGATGTCAGTGCAGTCCAATACTGGGCCACTGTGGCCAGAGAAGAATGCCACAGCTTTCTGGAGAGGCCGGGACAGTCGTCAGGAGCGTTTGGAGCTGGTCAAGCTTTCCAGGGCTCATCCCGACATGATAGATGCCGCCTTTaccaacttcttcttcttcaaacatGATGAGAGCCTCTATGGGCCGCTggtcaaacatgtttctttctttgactTCTTTAAG TACAAGTACCAAATAAACATTGACGGCACAGTGGCAGCGTATCGACTGCCGTACCTGTTGGCTGGAGACAGCGTGGTCTTAAAGCAAGACTCCAGTTATTACGAGCACTTCTACAATGAACTTCGACCGTGGGAGCACTACATCCCAATCAAAGCAGACCTCAGCGACCTGCTGGAAAAGATCGAGTGGGCTCGCGACCACGATGAAGAG GTGAAGAAAATTGCTCTAGCTGGTCAGCAGTTTGCCCGCCATCATCTAATGGGGGACAGTATTTTTTGTTACTACTACAAACTTTTGAAG GAGTATGCCAAACTTCAGGTCACAACTCCAAAGGTTCGAGAAGGCATGGAGCTAGTAGAGCAGCCCACTGATGACCTGTTCCCATGTTCCTGCCACAGGACGAGG tcaAAGGATGAACTTTGA
- the nepro gene encoding nucleolus and neural progenitor protein, with product MAAELWNRVNIPFPCAISCVRIHFRSNIDTNIKTLLVENEKVLRLIGSEILQTEIRVLYELLYVLNNSFRGNKTFKGLQQVEQCINRLKKMNLDVALKELRELCPNKIQRKLGVKVGECDVPSQPRLEWLCLKVLGAAKLMSRTLSRCSRAFSLSKQQMKWEEFVVLNVVISSMLSRLWVMFRGVLCCLSALYQQLLGLLKEVAKAQPMPFLTDFTLPVDVALFLGSSDAALLAKRSTHDAKVKERKKKMSSVLFKNQGQTKKVKEDLGEAVERGSVLDTDMKSFLKVYSNYTKGESSGQKTQKAERKQKFKKQVREATTFTDMEKCLEEMTQWCESQRMKKEKFLLSFLNLKCHRMKCLEAAGYNVQKRFKTFRKEACWASSPQGSVPKSCCSSAAMRRGPRLRTPFHFLRSRLKSAAVRTGMKTKCSKRKGERTELPESGLSGDNLKSRTAYEQIAHTKEPDHNDDIDDIFAAVGL from the exons ATGGCTGCTGAACTCTGGAACAGGGTTAACATCCCCTTTCCTTGTGCTATTTCTTGTGTCCGTATACATTTCCGCTCAAACATAG ATACAAACATCAAGACCTTGTTGGTGGAAAACGAGAAAGTTCTCAGGCTGATTGGGAGTGAGATCCTCCAGACGGAGATACGAGTTCTCTATGAGCTTCTGTATGTCCTGAATAACAGTTTTAGAGGCAACAAGACGTTCAAAGGTTTACAGCAG GTGGAACAATGCATAAACAGGCTGAAGAAGATGAATCTCGATGTTGCTCTAAAGGAGCTGAGAGAGCTGTGTCCCAATAAAATTCAAAG AAAACTTGGCGTCAAAGTTGGTGAGTGTGATGTTCCCAGTCAACCCAGGCTGGAGTGGCTCTGCCTCAAAGTACTGGGAGCTGCCAAGCTGATGAGCCGCACATTGAGCCGCTGCAGCAGAGCTTTCTc ACTCTCAAAACAGCAGATGAAATGGGAAGAGTTTGTGGTCTTGAATGTTGTGATAAGCAGCATGCTGAGTCGTCTCTG GGTGATGTTCCGGGGGGTTCTGTGTTGCCTGTCCGCTCTGTATCAGCAGCTCCTGGGGCTCCTGAAAGAAGTAGCCAAAGCCCAGCCCATGCCCTTCCTCACAGACTTCACACTGCCTGTAGATGTGGCTCTCTTCCTGGGTTCCTCGGATGCTGCTTTACTGGCTAAGCGATCAACACATGACGCCAAAGTCAAAGAGCggaagaagaaaatgtcttcTGTTTTATTCAAGAACCAGGGACAGACAAAGAAGGTTAAAGAAGACTTGGGAGAGGCTGTTGAAAGAG gttCAGTCCTTGACACTGACATGAAGTCTTTTCTCAAGGTTTATAGTAACTACACAAAG GGCGAGTCCTctggacaaaaaacacaaaaagcggaaaggaaacagaagttcaagaaacaggtgagagaggcgACCACCTTCACAGACATGGAGAAGTGTCTAGAAGAAATGACCCAGTGGTGCGAATCCCAAaggatgaaaaaggaaaaattccTCTTAAGCTTCCTGAATTTAAAATGCCACAGGATGAAATGCCTGGAGGCAGCAGGCTACAA TGTGCAGAAAAGGTTCAAGACCTTCAGAAAGGAAGCTTGCTGGGCTTCTTCACCTCAAGGTTCAGTGCCAAAGTCCTGTTGCTCTTCTGCTGCGATGAGGAGAGGCCCTCGCCTGAGAACTCCTTTTCATTTCCTAAGGAGTCGACTGAAGTCTGCAGCTGTAAGAACTggtatgaaaacaaaatgctccaagaggaaaggagaaaggaCTGAGCTACCAGAGTCTGGACTTTCAGGAGACAATCTTAAGAGCAGGACAGCATATGAGCAGATAGCTCATACCAAAGAACCAGACCACAATGATGACATAGATGATATATTTGCCGCTGTTGGTTTATGA